The following proteins come from a genomic window of Bartonella apihabitans:
- the infC gene encoding translation initiation factor IF-3: protein MRRPFKTTPTPKDGPRSNQDIRIPRIQLIDHEGHNHGIIPTQDALAMAEDAGLDLVEIVPNAEPPVCKIIDLGKLKYQNQKKASEARKKQKTVEIKEIKMRPNIDTHDYGVKMKAISKFLEGGDKVKITLRFRGREMAHQELGMQLLERVKIDTSSISKVEAEPKLEGRQMMMVVAPK, encoded by the coding sequence ATTCGCCGACCGTTTAAAACAACGCCAACCCCGAAAGATGGGCCGCGTTCCAATCAGGATATTCGCATTCCTCGTATACAGCTTATTGATCATGAGGGGCATAATCACGGAATAATACCGACACAAGATGCTTTGGCTATGGCTGAAGATGCAGGTCTTGATCTTGTCGAAATTGTTCCAAATGCCGAACCGCCTGTTTGCAAAATAATTGATCTTGGTAAGCTGAAATATCAGAATCAGAAAAAAGCATCCGAGGCTCGCAAAAAGCAGAAGACCGTGGAAATTAAAGAAATCAAGATGCGGCCAAATATTGATACCCATGATTACGGGGTCAAAATGAAGGCGATCAGCAAATTTCTTGAAGGCGGTGACAAGGTCAAAATAACCCTTCGATTCCGTGGTCGCGAGATGGCCCACCAGGAGTTGGGTATGCAGCTTCTCGAACGGGTAAAGATAGATACTTCATCTATCTCGAAAGTCGAGGCTGAACCAAAACTGGAAGGGCGACAGATGATGATGGTGGTCGCTCCAAAATAA
- a CDS encoding MliC family protein, producing MLKKTFLATLAFAALHSFAANAEEPSVHNQTYICERGVALQAVFIKDKAGSYAVLSVDGKLVAMREDVKTAEKLFIAVDDQDNYRLHIKGNDAFLTYKDSDPAKAEKTILQACQADIAED from the coding sequence ATGTTGAAAAAGACTTTCCTTGCAACGCTTGCTTTTGCTGCTCTTCATAGCTTTGCCGCCAATGCTGAAGAGCCTTCAGTGCACAACCAAACCTATATTTGTGAACGGGGCGTGGCATTGCAGGCAGTTTTTATCAAGGACAAAGCTGGTTCTTATGCCGTCCTATCTGTCGATGGAAAACTGGTGGCAATGCGCGAGGATGTTAAAACTGCGGAAAAGCTTTTCATTGCCGTTGACGATCAGGATAATTACCGTCTTCATATTAAAGGCAATGATGCATTCCTGACCTATAAGGACAGTGATCCGGCTAAAGCGGAAAAGACGATTTTACAAGCCTGTCAGGCAGATATAGCGGAGGATTGA
- a CDS encoding rhamnan synthesis F family protein: protein MGFLNKGTLNTFFWKTFSFFVAKAKRPIGYAPFNKRLHSAAIIYDPSHDPNFHLSDYLDYLTVNFNIILFLPESYRSSPEINIEKCWRVYYFGSHELQNRIKFYFSWFLLSAHPIRFVLINANVGRFLMRYLWQKHIASLLLIGENYPLEGKALNRVIAYATRVIYDRYETFMKTLTNALWAFPDSVDYLVPPDSKNAEELQNYISGIIDIGNKAEKQLIRENKDARFLSHSPEFDIPYWTGKNKHRFNRLRYARHYVRNYKSGASAARPRAGFHPGIYAENHDLGEERVDPFVHYLKSGKPDGKWSWNVLTSPDIVPSPDIGLKIALHIHAYYPHMLEAILEKLTANKIRPDLFISVKNESDKLSVQHLVGEYDGKTVIEVVPNRGRDIGPLFTEFGKELVQHYDIIGHIHTKQSLHKTDRKMVASWNSFLMTNLLGDGKTIKMADVILHYMQTHEKTALIFPDDKYSVGWAGNYQAGLKLAERLKIETLPKYIVFPTGTMFWTKADVLKPFVNLDLQWNDYPQEPLAPNGTFLHAIERMFTLTCYQKGYDIATTYLPHTSR from the coding sequence ATGGGCTTTTTAAACAAGGGAACACTCAACACTTTTTTCTGGAAAACTTTCAGTTTCTTTGTTGCAAAGGCAAAAAGGCCAATCGGTTATGCGCCTTTTAACAAAAGGCTCCACTCTGCTGCCATCATTTATGACCCTTCACATGACCCGAATTTTCACCTATCCGATTATCTCGACTATTTGACGGTTAATTTTAATATTATTCTTTTTCTACCAGAAAGTTATCGATCTTCTCCGGAAATAAACATCGAAAAATGCTGGCGGGTTTATTATTTCGGTTCCCATGAACTTCAAAACCGTATCAAATTTTATTTTTCCTGGTTTTTGCTATCTGCCCACCCCATTCGTTTTGTCCTGATTAACGCCAATGTCGGCCGGTTCCTGATGCGTTACCTATGGCAAAAACATATTGCCAGCCTATTGCTTATTGGTGAAAATTATCCGCTTGAAGGAAAGGCTTTAAATAGAGTTATCGCCTATGCCACAAGGGTTATTTATGATCGTTATGAAACATTTATGAAAACCCTTACAAACGCTTTATGGGCCTTTCCTGACAGTGTCGATTACCTTGTTCCTCCGGATAGCAAAAATGCCGAAGAGTTACAAAACTACATTTCCGGGATCATCGACATTGGCAATAAAGCTGAAAAACAACTTATTCGGGAAAACAAGGATGCACGATTCTTAAGCCATTCCCCTGAATTCGATATTCCTTATTGGACCGGAAAAAATAAACATAGATTCAACCGCCTCCGTTACGCCCGCCATTACGTTCGTAACTATAAAAGCGGTGCAAGTGCAGCACGCCCGAGAGCCGGTTTTCACCCCGGCATTTACGCCGAAAATCACGATCTCGGCGAGGAACGCGTTGATCCTTTTGTTCATTACCTAAAATCTGGCAAACCCGATGGAAAATGGAGCTGGAATGTACTGACTTCTCCCGATATTGTCCCCTCACCCGATATTGGATTGAAAATCGCGCTCCATATCCACGCTTATTATCCGCATATGTTAGAGGCGATACTTGAAAAGTTGACGGCGAATAAAATACGTCCCGACCTGTTTATAAGCGTAAAAAACGAAAGCGATAAGTTATCTGTTCAACATCTGGTTGGCGAATATGACGGGAAAACCGTTATCGAAGTGGTTCCCAATCGCGGACGGGATATTGGACCATTATTCACCGAATTCGGAAAAGAACTTGTTCAGCACTATGACATTATCGGTCATATACACACAAAACAAAGTCTTCACAAAACCGACCGGAAGATGGTTGCAAGTTGGAACAGCTTTCTTATGACCAATCTTTTGGGCGATGGCAAAACGATAAAGATGGCAGATGTTATTTTGCATTATATGCAAACGCATGAAAAAACAGCGCTGATTTTCCCTGATGATAAATATTCGGTCGGTTGGGCAGGTAATTATCAAGCAGGCCTCAAGCTTGCCGAACGCCTGAAAATAGAAACATTGCCGAAATATATAGTATTTCCCACAGGGACGATGTTCTGGACCAAAGCAGACGTATTAAAGCCGTTTGTCAATCTCGACTTGCAGTGGAACGACTATCCTCAAGAGCCCTTGGCGCCTAATGGGACTTTCTTACATGCGATCGAACGCATGTTTACTTTGACGTGCTATCAAAAGGGCTATGACATCGCGACCACCTATTTGCCCCATACATCACGATAA
- a CDS encoding M20 aminoacylase family protein has product MATEAIKNLILSYLPEMTEFRHAMHNNPELSGKEKATSARIATLLELYGYEVTRHIGGNGIVASLKNGNGQKSLGIRADMDALPIREETDLDYASKNEGVMHACGHDGHTTTLLAAARALAETKNFDGTVHLIFQPAEEIGAGAKAMIKDGLFERFPCDAIYGLHNWPGLEQGKIQFTKKAMMASVDKATIVIYGKGGHGARPESAIDPVIVASSIVMALQTIVSRNVPPLQSAIISTGSIHGGEAFNIIPDSVAITLTVRSFSADVQNLVEERIKQIVEDQAQSFGATASVNYERLVPAVVNHPDYSDFALHVAKHVLGANRVVETEIPTTVSEDFAFMLEACPGAFFFLGNGESASLHSPHYNFDDQNIIDGAVFWCALVEASLNSRN; this is encoded by the coding sequence ATGGCGACAGAAGCAATCAAAAATTTGATCCTCTCCTATTTGCCGGAAATGACCGAATTCCGGCATGCCATGCATAATAATCCTGAATTATCCGGAAAAGAAAAGGCCACTTCAGCTCGGATAGCGACACTTCTGGAACTCTATGGATATGAAGTAACCCGCCACATTGGTGGCAATGGTATTGTTGCGAGCTTGAAGAATGGCAATGGACAAAAGTCCCTCGGTATTCGAGCCGATATGGATGCTCTCCCGATAAGGGAAGAAACAGATCTGGATTATGCCAGCAAAAATGAAGGTGTGATGCATGCTTGCGGTCACGACGGGCACACGACGACACTCCTTGCAGCCGCGCGCGCTTTAGCGGAAACAAAAAATTTTGACGGAACAGTGCATCTTATTTTTCAACCGGCCGAAGAAATTGGTGCCGGCGCAAAAGCAATGATTAAGGACGGATTGTTCGAACGATTTCCTTGTGATGCCATTTATGGACTTCATAACTGGCCGGGACTAGAACAAGGAAAAATACAATTCACCAAAAAGGCGATGATGGCCTCTGTCGATAAAGCGACAATTGTAATTTATGGAAAAGGCGGTCATGGAGCCCGACCGGAATCTGCAATTGATCCTGTTATTGTTGCCTCTTCTATCGTGATGGCGCTGCAGACAATTGTTTCACGCAATGTTCCACCACTTCAATCCGCTATTATATCGACCGGCTCTATTCATGGCGGTGAAGCCTTTAATATTATCCCCGATAGCGTGGCAATAACTTTGACTGTGCGCAGCTTTTCCGCAGATGTTCAAAATCTTGTTGAAGAGCGCATCAAACAAATCGTTGAAGATCAGGCGCAAAGTTTCGGTGCAACCGCATCGGTGAATTATGAAAGGCTTGTTCCTGCCGTGGTCAACCACCCTGATTATAGTGATTTTGCTCTTCATGTAGCCAAACATGTTTTAGGGGCAAACAGAGTGGTCGAGACCGAAATACCGACCACTGTAAGCGAGGATTTTGCATTTATGCTGGAAGCTTGTCCGGGAGCGTTTTTCTTCCTCGGAAATGGCGAAAGTGCCAGCCTTCATAGTCCCCATTATAATTTTGACGATCAAAATATTATCGATGGCGCGGTTTTCTGGTGTGCCTTGGTCGAGGCGAGTTTAAACAGCCGGAATTAA
- the tenA gene encoding thiaminase II codes for MEKPDFDKGTFGHLRKNAGGLWQAYIHHSFVNQLAAGTLEEKCFKKFLTQDYLFLVHFSRAYALLAAKSTNIEDIRDALDGLNDIAAEMPLHVAYAKTWGISEQEMSGAEEAIETIAYTRFVLDVGYSGDRLDLMTALIPCVAGYAEIGLRLVESPDTVFEGNPYSQWIKNYQSDDYVKGVKTFLDSFNKLAEQCHDEAHFKHLSKIFNTATRLETEFWKMGLEAR; via the coding sequence ATGGAAAAACCCGATTTCGACAAAGGCACTTTTGGACATTTGCGAAAAAATGCCGGTGGTTTGTGGCAGGCATATATTCACCATTCATTTGTCAATCAATTGGCTGCCGGAACATTGGAAGAAAAATGTTTCAAAAAGTTTTTGACGCAGGATTATCTGTTCCTCGTTCATTTTTCCCGTGCTTATGCGCTTCTTGCGGCAAAATCGACGAATATTGAAGATATCCGGGACGCGCTTGACGGCCTCAATGATATTGCAGCTGAAATGCCGCTTCATGTAGCCTATGCAAAAACGTGGGGAATTTCGGAACAGGAAATGAGCGGGGCAGAAGAAGCCATTGAAACCATAGCTTATACCCGTTTTGTTCTGGACGTTGGATATTCAGGTGACAGGCTCGATTTGATGACAGCCTTGATTCCGTGCGTTGCAGGCTATGCAGAAATCGGTCTGCGCCTTGTCGAATCACCAGACACGGTGTTTGAAGGAAATCCCTATTCACAATGGATCAAAAATTACCAAAGTGATGATTACGTTAAAGGGGTTAAAACCTTTCTCGATAGCTTCAACAAACTGGCCGAACAATGTCATGATGAAGCGCATTTCAAGCACTTGAGTAAAATCTTTAACACCGCTACCCGGCTTGAAACAGAATTCTGGAAGATGGGACTGGAAGCCCGCTAA
- a CDS encoding L,D-transpeptidase — protein sequence MKKSRLSFTRRSFLIGSGTTFVGLLSGCTSDGILGSGYNNMTTGSIPRPLIGIDKGFTSPDKMYAAVHEGPYTLAAIPYDKVPKQFLRQIVPNPTGEPPGTIVVSLKDHFLYFIQPDGDALRYGVGIGAAGFQWSGRANVQFKREWPRWTPPAEMIGRKPELVEYKNGMEPGPTNPLGARALYIYQNGRDTGYRIHGSPEWWSIGQSMSSGCIRLMNQDIIDLYNRVPVGTPIVVG from the coding sequence ATGAAAAAATCACGCCTCTCTTTTACCCGCCGCAGTTTTTTAATCGGAAGCGGAACAACGTTTGTCGGGTTATTGAGCGGTTGCACGAGTGACGGTATTTTGGGAAGCGGTTACAATAATATGACGACCGGTTCGATCCCGCGTCCGCTCATCGGCATTGATAAAGGTTTTACCTCGCCTGATAAAATGTATGCGGCCGTCCATGAAGGGCCTTACACGCTTGCAGCAATTCCTTACGACAAAGTGCCAAAACAATTTTTACGCCAGATCGTACCCAACCCGACAGGCGAACCTCCGGGAACGATTGTTGTTAGCCTCAAAGACCATTTTCTTTATTTCATCCAGCCTGACGGTGATGCATTACGCTATGGCGTCGGTATTGGTGCAGCCGGTTTCCAGTGGTCGGGGCGAGCCAATGTTCAATTCAAACGCGAATGGCCACGTTGGACACCACCGGCAGAAATGATCGGAAGAAAACCTGAACTTGTCGAATATAAGAATGGCATGGAACCCGGCCCCACCAATCCGCTTGGTGCGCGCGCTCTTTATATTTACCAGAATGGTCGCGATACAGGATATCGAATTCATGGTTCACCGGAATGGTGGTCCATCGGCCAATCAATGTCATCCGGTTGTATCAGATTGATGAATCAGGATATTATCGACCTCTACAATCGGGTTCCGGTTGGAACACCGATCGTAGTAGGTTAG
- a CDS encoding ABC transporter ATP-binding protein: protein MTALVGPSGSGKSTMINLIMRLYDPQEGRILIDGQDIRDASFKSLRELMSYVGQDTFLFQGSVRYNIGLGREGATEEEIEQVAKLANAHDFIMELPNGYDTDVGDNGGNLSGGQKQRIAIARAMLRNSEILILDEATSALDSESESLIKEALARLTTNRTTIVIAHRLSTISRADKIVVMKNGKIVEQGTQHQLLQIEGGLYKHLHDLQFKDPDFDDVDHVEDSSKNQKKIAK, encoded by the coding sequence ATGACTGCCTTGGTCGGGCCTTCCGGATCGGGTAAATCGACAATGATCAATTTGATCATGCGTCTTTATGATCCGCAAGAAGGCCGTATTCTTATTGATGGACAAGATATCCGTGACGCAAGCTTCAAATCCTTGCGCGAATTGATGTCTTATGTCGGGCAAGATACGTTTCTCTTTCAAGGCTCTGTCCGCTATAATATCGGGCTCGGGCGTGAAGGGGCAACCGAAGAAGAGATCGAACAGGTCGCCAAGCTTGCCAATGCACATGACTTTATTATGGAATTGCCGAATGGCTACGACACCGATGTCGGTGATAATGGTGGCAATCTTTCGGGTGGTCAAAAACAACGTATTGCTATTGCACGTGCCATGTTGCGCAATAGTGAAATTCTGATCCTGGATGAAGCAACCAGTGCTCTTGATTCAGAATCGGAATCCTTGATCAAGGAAGCTTTGGCACGGTTGACAACCAACCGTACAACCATTGTTATTGCTCACAGGCTTTCGACAATTTCGCGCGCTGATAAAATCGTCGTTATGAAAAATGGCAAGATTGTCGAACAAGGAACCCAACATCAATTGTTGCAGATTGAAGGTGGCCTTTATAAGCATCTCCACGATTTACAATTCAAGGATCCCGATTTCGACGATGTTGACCATGTAGAAGACTCGTCGAAAAATCAGAAAAAAATTGCCAAATAA
- a CDS encoding M48 family metallopeptidase, protein MPLTIVRSARASRLTLRIETGGKGVRVTVPPTTAETEITNFIERYRGWIENRISRFPPPQDTPMLKPGAAVPILGHPYRIIHQEGRGNVTIIPDDDGKGGKIIVYGDSRYLPRHIREALKKQAALIIAPLVKKHCAVVGRTPVSIRYKDTKSRWGSCSADGHLSFSWRIVMAPIGVIDYLVAHETAHLIEMNHSSKFWSLCEKLCPRTKEYRAWLKRNGQTLHAIDFE, encoded by the coding sequence TTGCCGCTTACAATTGTGCGAAGTGCACGGGCAAGCCGCTTGACATTACGGATAGAAACAGGCGGCAAAGGTGTACGTGTAACCGTACCACCAACAACAGCGGAAACAGAAATAACAAATTTTATCGAGCGCTATAGGGGATGGATAGAAAACCGGATTTCCCGTTTTCCTCCTCCGCAGGATACCCCGATGTTGAAACCCGGTGCCGCAGTTCCTATTCTCGGTCACCCTTATCGCATTATTCATCAGGAAGGACGTGGTAACGTCACGATTATACCGGATGATGATGGTAAGGGAGGAAAAATCATTGTTTATGGTGATAGCCGGTATCTTCCAAGACACATTCGCGAAGCCTTAAAAAAACAGGCTGCGCTGATTATTGCCCCCCTTGTTAAAAAACACTGTGCCGTGGTCGGCAGAACGCCTGTTTCAATCCGCTATAAAGATACCAAAAGCCGTTGGGGATCCTGTTCGGCCGACGGCCATTTGTCGTTTTCCTGGCGAATTGTCATGGCTCCGATCGGCGTGATCGATTATCTTGTTGCGCATGAGACCGCCCATCTTATCGAAATGAACCACAGCTCGAAATTCTGGTCTTTATGTGAAAAACTGTGCCCGCGCACAAAAGAATATAGAGCATGGTTGAAACGGAATGGCCAAACTCTTCATGCTATTGACTTCGAATAA
- a CDS encoding zinc-binding alcohol dehydrogenase family protein produces the protein MKAVGYFENLPISDDRSLQDLTVDVPEIGDYDLLVAVKAVSVNPIDVKTRQTGKAFSDGPRILGFDASGIVQKLGKNVTGFHEGDEVYYAGAINRQGSNSEFQAIDSRLVALKPKSLDFKTAAAMPLTSLTAYEMLFDRIDILKPVHKGKNALLMIAGAGGVGSIAIQLARHLSDVEIIATASRPQSQEWALKMGAHHVINHTKDFAPQLEKIGFPHPSFIFSTANSDGYLPQYVNIIAPEGRLGLIDEPKTFDINPLKMKSVSVHWESMFTRSMFVTDDIARQGEILSHVARLIDEKKILPTLSKVMSPINAATLREAHRLIETQRSVGKLVVEGF, from the coding sequence ATGAAAGCCGTCGGATATTTCGAGAATTTGCCAATCAGTGACGATCGCTCCTTGCAGGATTTAACTGTTGATGTGCCGGAAATCGGTGATTATGACCTGTTGGTTGCTGTGAAGGCAGTTTCGGTCAATCCGATTGACGTGAAAACACGTCAAACCGGCAAAGCTTTTTCTGACGGGCCGAGAATTTTGGGCTTTGATGCCTCCGGCATTGTGCAAAAACTCGGTAAAAATGTTACCGGTTTCCACGAGGGAGATGAAGTTTATTATGCCGGTGCTATCAACCGGCAAGGTTCGAACAGTGAATTTCAGGCTATTGATAGCCGTCTGGTAGCGTTAAAGCCCAAGAGTCTGGATTTCAAGACAGCCGCTGCTATGCCGCTTACCTCGCTCACCGCTTACGAAATGTTGTTTGATCGTATTGATATTTTGAAGCCGGTTCACAAGGGGAAAAATGCTCTATTGATGATCGCCGGTGCCGGTGGCGTCGGTTCGATAGCCATTCAATTGGCTCGTCACCTCTCGGATGTGGAAATCATTGCAACCGCGTCCCGTCCACAATCGCAGGAATGGGCGCTCAAAATGGGTGCTCATCACGTCATTAACCACACAAAAGATTTTGCTCCGCAACTTGAGAAAATCGGTTTTCCTCATCCTTCGTTCATTTTCTCGACTGCAAATTCTGATGGTTACTTGCCGCAATATGTCAATATTATTGCACCCGAAGGACGACTTGGTCTGATCGATGAACCGAAAACATTCGATATTAACCCGCTAAAGATGAAAAGCGTGTCGGTACATTGGGAATCAATGTTTACCCGTTCTATGTTCGTAACAGATGATATAGCGCGCCAGGGAGAAATACTCTCCCATGTAGCGCGTTTAATCGACGAAAAGAAAATTTTGCCTACACTGTCAAAAGTTATGTCACCAATCAATGCTGCCACTTTACGTGAAGCGCATCGCTTGATCGAAACGCAGCGGTCGGTTGGCAAACTCGTTGTCGAAGGATTCTGA
- a CDS encoding M20 aminoacylase family protein — translation MKHIREHIDRTIDEMVAIRHQIHQNPELGFNEHKTGDKVASLLESWGFDVVRGVGKTGIVGTLKVGHGKKIIGIRADMDALPIEEETNLDYSSKNKGVMHACGHDGHTTILLTAARYLAETKNFDGTVRVIFQPAEESYGGGKKMIDDGLFERFPCDRIYGLHNWPGFPSGTLRFTKGPMMASVDTAYITVRGKGGHGARPETTIDPIVAASSIVMALQTIVSRNVPPLEAALITVGMFKGGSVSNVIPEEVKMELTIRAFSAKVRDLLQERICKLAKSQAESYGAKAIINYERGYPVTVNDAGSIDFALEVAKQVVGDKNVVENAEPLTPSEDFSYMLEKVPGAYIIMGNGDSAGLHTPHYNFNDDGIAVGATLWGALVEKYLAKA, via the coding sequence ATGAAACATATTCGCGAACATATTGATAGAACGATCGACGAAATGGTGGCTATCCGCCACCAAATTCACCAAAACCCCGAATTGGGTTTTAACGAGCATAAAACCGGCGATAAAGTAGCGAGCCTACTTGAAAGCTGGGGCTTTGACGTTGTGCGGGGTGTCGGTAAAACCGGTATTGTTGGTACATTGAAAGTAGGTCACGGCAAAAAGATTATCGGTATACGTGCCGATATGGATGCTTTGCCGATCGAAGAAGAAACCAATCTCGACTATTCCAGCAAGAATAAAGGGGTTATGCATGCTTGCGGGCATGACGGGCATACAACAATCCTTCTGACTGCCGCCCGTTATCTTGCCGAAACGAAAAATTTTGATGGCACAGTCCGTGTTATCTTCCAGCCTGCCGAGGAAAGCTATGGCGGTGGCAAGAAAATGATTGATGACGGATTGTTTGAAAGATTTCCGTGCGACCGGATTTATGGATTGCATAATTGGCCGGGCTTTCCTTCAGGAACATTGCGTTTTACCAAGGGGCCGATGATGGCATCGGTTGACACCGCTTATATTACTGTTCGCGGCAAAGGTGGTCACGGTGCACGACCGGAAACAACAATTGATCCGATTGTTGCAGCTTCATCTATCGTTATGGCCTTGCAAACCATTGTTTCCCGTAATGTCCCGCCGCTTGAGGCCGCACTTATCACTGTCGGTATGTTCAAGGGGGGTAGTGTTTCCAATGTCATACCGGAAGAAGTCAAGATGGAGCTGACGATTCGGGCATTTTCGGCAAAAGTACGGGACCTTTTGCAGGAAAGAATTTGTAAATTGGCGAAATCGCAAGCCGAAAGCTACGGAGCAAAGGCCATCATCAATTATGAACGCGGTTATCCTGTTACGGTAAATGATGCCGGATCGATCGACTTTGCTTTGGAAGTTGCCAAACAGGTTGTTGGCGATAAAAATGTCGTCGAAAATGCCGAACCTTTGACCCCGAGTGAGGATTTTTCCTACATGCTGGAAAAAGTACCGGGTGCCTATATCATTATGGGCAATGGCGACAGCGCAGGCCTTCATACACCGCATTATAATTTCAACGATGATGGTATTGCTGTTGGTGCAACCCTGTGGGGTGCGCTCGTCGAAAAATATCTGGCAAAAGCTTGA
- a CDS encoding amino acid permease has translation MSGWLRRKPVLQQNMQRERKLVPTLGWPHLVALGVGGIVGTGIYTLIGIGADRARPAVLFAFVIAGIVCACAAFAYAELATLIPLAGGAYTYSYAALGELIAWIVGWSLILEYSLVVSTVAVGWSAYATGFLHGIGIHLPFWLAAGYNAIDPATGVHGLVNLPAVFIVFVIAAMLMIGTKASATLNLFLVVIKITALFLFIIVTLPHFDLENLHPFMPNGFSKVMSPDGVERGVMAAAAIIFFAFYGFDTIATAAEETKEPRRDLSIGIVGSLIACIIIYVLVGLGAVGSLHYTEFAHSEEPLAHILRSLGSNRIAGLIGIAAVVALPTVLLAFFYGQTRIFFVMGRDGTLPSFLSRVNAKTGTPVTTTLFTAVIIAAIAGLFRLDEIAALANAGTLVAFTSVGICLIVLRKTAPDVPRKFKTPLVFIVGPLSAIGCIYLFFSLPSKTQYYFLLWNLIGVVFYFCYGYRKSNLADHITVSKHS, from the coding sequence ATGTCGGGATGGCTCAGACGAAAACCCGTTCTTCAACAAAATATGCAACGGGAAAGGAAACTCGTCCCTACATTGGGGTGGCCCCATCTTGTCGCTTTGGGTGTGGGCGGAATTGTCGGCACAGGCATTTATACACTGATTGGCATCGGAGCCGATAGGGCACGACCGGCGGTACTTTTTGCATTTGTTATCGCCGGAATAGTTTGTGCATGTGCTGCTTTTGCTTATGCGGAACTCGCGACTCTTATCCCGCTCGCGGGAGGCGCCTACACATATTCTTATGCGGCATTGGGCGAGCTTATAGCCTGGATCGTTGGATGGAGTCTCATTCTCGAATATTCTCTGGTGGTTAGCACGGTTGCAGTCGGCTGGTCGGCTTACGCAACCGGATTTTTGCACGGCATCGGCATTCATCTGCCGTTCTGGCTGGCTGCCGGTTATAATGCGATTGATCCTGCAACAGGTGTTCATGGTCTTGTCAATCTTCCTGCAGTTTTCATCGTCTTTGTTATCGCTGCGATGTTGATGATCGGCACCAAGGCAAGCGCAACACTGAATCTTTTTCTGGTGGTTATCAAAATAACTGCGCTGTTTTTATTTATTATTGTTACACTTCCCCACTTCGATCTGGAAAATCTGCATCCATTTATGCCGAACGGATTTTCAAAAGTTATGTCTCCGGATGGAGTGGAGCGCGGTGTCATGGCAGCCGCGGCTATTATTTTCTTCGCTTTTTATGGTTTTGATACAATTGCAACAGCTGCCGAAGAAACCAAAGAGCCACGGCGCGATCTTTCAATCGGAATTGTCGGTTCATTGATTGCCTGCATCATTATTTATGTTCTGGTCGGCCTCGGTGCTGTCGGCTCCTTGCATTACACGGAATTTGCCCATAGCGAGGAACCGCTTGCCCATATTTTGCGTAGTCTCGGTTCCAATCGTATTGCCGGTCTCATCGGTATAGCGGCAGTCGTTGCTCTGCCCACTGTTTTATTGGCATTTTTTTACGGTCAAACCCGTATATTCTTTGTCATGGGGCGGGATGGAACTCTTCCTTCTTTTCTTTCCCGCGTGAACGCAAAAACAGGTACACCTGTTACGACAACGCTTTTCACGGCAGTGATCATTGCTGCTATTGCCGGACTTTTCCGGCTTGATGAAATAGCAGCTCTCGCCAATGCGGGTACATTGGTTGCCTTTACTTCTGTCGGTATATGTCTCATTGTTTTACGCAAAACGGCACCCGACGTTCCAAGAAAATTCAAAACACCTCTGGTCTTTATTGTCGGGCCGCTAAGTGCCATCGGTTGCATCTACCTGTTTTTCAGCCTGCCTTCAAAAACGCAATATTATTTTCTGTTATGGAACCTTATTGGCGTCGTATTTTATTTTTGTTACGGGTACCGCAAGAGCAATCTGGCAGATCACATTACCGTGAGCAAGCACTCTTGA